In a genomic window of Sulfurovum xiamenensis:
- the rplP gene encoding 50S ribosomal protein L16 — protein MLMPKRTKWRKQMKGRNRGKSFRGNKIEFGDIAIKATEAGRIDSRQIEAARITMTRKISRTGKTWIRVFPDKPLTAKPLETRMGKGKGGVDKWVMNIKPGRIIFEMAGVEETLARAALTLAIHKMPFKCKIITSKDSNELY, from the coding sequence ATGCTAATGCCTAAAAGAACTAAATGGAGAAAGCAGATGAAAGGCCGCAACCGCGGTAAATCTTTCAGAGGTAACAAAATTGAGTTTGGTGATATCGCGATCAAAGCAACTGAAGCTGGTAGAATCGATTCTAGACAGATCGAAGCTGCGCGTATTACAATGACTAGAAAAATTTCAAGAACAGGTAAAACTTGGATCAGAGTTTTCCCTGACAAACCACTTACAGCTAAACCACTTGAAACAAGAATGGGTAAAGGTAAAGGTGGAGTTGACAAATGGGTAATGAACATCAAGCCAGGTAGAATTATTTTCGAAATGGCAGGCGTTGAAGAAACACTTGCAAGAGCAGCGTTAACACTTGCGATTCATAAAATGCCATTTAAGTGTAAAATTATCACTTCAAAGGATAGTAATGAACTATATTGA
- a CDS encoding type Z 30S ribosomal protein S14: MAKKSMIAKQKRKAKFSTQAYTRCNICGRPHSVYRDFGICRVCLRKMANEGLIPGMRKASW; this comes from the coding sequence ATGGCTAAGAAATCAATGATAGCTAAGCAAAAGAGAAAAGCAAAATTCTCTACGCAAGCATATACAAGATGTAACATTTGTGGTAGACCTCACTCAGTATACAGAGACTTCGGTATTTGTCGTGTGTGTTTAAGAAAAATGGCCAATGAAGGTCTAATCCCTGGTATGCGTAAAGCAAGCTGGTAA
- the rpsS gene encoding 30S ribosomal protein S19, whose translation MARSTKKGPFIDGHLMKKVLKAKEEGSNKPIKTWSRRSVIFPEFIGLTINVHNGRQFVPVFVTENHVGYKLGEFAPTRTFKGHKGSVQKKVG comes from the coding sequence ATGGCAAGATCGACAAAAAAAGGTCCATTCATCGATGGTCACCTAATGAAAAAAGTGCTTAAAGCAAAAGAAGAAGGTTCAAACAAACCTATTAAAACTTGGTCAAGAAGATCAGTGATCTTCCCTGAGTTTATCGGTTTGACAATCAACGTTCACAATGGTAGACAATTTGTACCAGTATTTGTAACTGAAAACCATGTAGGTTACAAATTGGGTGAATTTGCACCAACAAGAACATTTAAGGGCCATAAAGGTTCTGTACAGAAGAAGGTAGGTTAA
- the rplV gene encoding 50S ribosomal protein L22: MSRALLKFVRVSPTKARLIAREVQGMNAELALAALEFMPNKAAGIVSKVIASAVANGDFEPEEVVITSCRVDKAAVMKRWRPRARGTASRIIKPTAHILVEVGVAEKTGEDA; encoded by the coding sequence ATGAGTAGAGCATTATTAAAATTCGTAAGAGTATCACCTACTAAAGCTAGACTTATCGCTAGAGAAGTTCAGGGTATGAATGCTGAGCTTGCTCTTGCAGCACTTGAGTTTATGCCTAATAAAGCAGCGGGTATCGTTTCTAAAGTAATTGCATCTGCAGTTGCTAACGGTGATTTTGAGCCAGAAGAAGTGGTGATCACTTCTTGTAGAGTTGATAAAGCAGCGGTAATGAAAAGATGGAGACCAAGAGCTAGAGGTACAGCTTCTAGAATCATTAAACCAACAGCGCACATTTTAGTTGAAGTTGGCGTAGCTGAAAAAACTGGGGAGGACGCATAA
- the rplF gene encoding 50S ribosomal protein L6 — translation MSRIGKRPVTVASGIEVSLDGTTLVAKKGNLEKRLETHGRVGISIDGSEVTFERKGDEKQDAAYWGTYRALFNNIIIGLDQGYTKSLEINGVGYRAAVQGKVLNLQLGHSHDINFDIPEGLEITVEKNVITVKGTDKQAVGQAAAEIRDFRPPEPYKGKGVKYTDEVIIRKAGKAAGK, via the coding sequence ATGTCAAGAATAGGAAAAAGACCAGTAACTGTGGCAAGTGGTATTGAAGTATCACTAGACGGTACGACTCTCGTGGCTAAAAAAGGCAATCTTGAAAAGAGACTTGAAACTCATGGTAGAGTTGGGATCAGTATTGATGGTTCAGAAGTGACTTTTGAAAGAAAAGGTGATGAAAAACAAGATGCAGCGTACTGGGGAACATACAGAGCGCTTTTCAACAATATCATCATTGGTTTGGACCAAGGATACACTAAATCTTTAGAGATCAATGGTGTTGGTTACAGAGCAGCTGTTCAAGGTAAAGTACTTAACCTTCAATTGGGTCACTCACATGATATTAACTTTGATATCCCTGAGGGACTTGAAATCACAGTTGAGAAAAACGTGATCACTGTAAAAGGTACAGATAAGCAAGCAGTGGGTCAAGCTGCTGCTGAGATTAGAGATTTCAGACCACCAGAGCCATATAAAGGTAAAGGTGTGAAGTATACTGATGAAGTGATCATCAGAAAAGCTGGTAAAGCAGCTGGTAAGTAA
- the rpsQ gene encoding 30S ribosomal protein S17: MPKRQIQGTVIKKAGEKTATVLVERRVLHPRYHKTVKRFKKYLIHDEKNDINVGDTVSAIECRPLSKTKSFRLLEIVKRGEV, encoded by the coding sequence ATGCCAAAAAGACAAATACAAGGTACTGTGATCAAAAAAGCTGGAGAAAAAACTGCAACTGTTCTAGTTGAAAGAAGAGTTCTTCACCCAAGATATCACAAGACTGTAAAAAGATTTAAAAAATATCTTATTCACGATGAGAAGAACGACATCAATGTTGGAGATACAGTGAGCGCTATCGAATGTAGACCACTTTCAAAAACAAAAAGCTTCAGACTTCTTGAAATCGTGAAGAGAGGAGAAGTGTAA
- a CDS encoding sensor domain-containing diguanylate cyclase, which yields MYEDKRAAVFERKVKVFNDVYNSTRKSYSKITKLLHDEIINTTEVIDLFKQAKDASPEEQQVIRLTLYKLLIPTYESLKSINIRQLHFHLPNVSSFLRFHKPEKYGDSLLGIRHSLEIVNKERRYVEGFEEGRIYNGFRYVYPLFDEEKRYIGSVETSLSFKALSNDIEETLGDEIDFILKKSIVEKKVWKEEQSNYITSQINDQYMNESGDAYIPIVSKYQKINQSISKEVTQKMQSQTGFSICKDQTIVTFIPISNVEGDRNAAYLISYENSEEISTIAKDALTLMVISTLILLILSMLIFVVLQKISKINEIATYDSLTGAYNRNTMSELLEYELERMERKHKPLSILYIDIDDFKSVNDKYGHEKGDFVLKEVVDLMIQKLRKSDRLGRWGGEEFLVMLPETDEEEAVLVAEKLREVISMGDYQIAREVTCSFGVATHIDEENLDSMIARADRYLYKAKKEGKNRVVSHL from the coding sequence ATGTATGAAGATAAACGGGCTGCAGTTTTTGAACGAAAAGTAAAAGTTTTTAACGATGTCTACAATAGTACACGTAAATCTTACTCGAAGATCACAAAACTACTTCATGATGAAATTATTAATACCACTGAGGTCATTGATCTGTTCAAACAGGCTAAAGATGCCAGTCCTGAAGAGCAGCAAGTCATACGTCTTACTTTATATAAATTATTGATCCCAACATATGAAAGCCTTAAATCGATCAATATCAGACAGTTACATTTTCACCTGCCCAATGTGAGTAGTTTTTTACGTTTTCATAAACCCGAGAAATATGGGGACTCATTGTTAGGGATAAGGCACTCTCTTGAAATAGTGAATAAAGAGAGGAGATATGTAGAAGGATTTGAGGAAGGAAGAATATATAACGGTTTTCGTTATGTCTACCCGCTCTTTGATGAAGAAAAGAGATATATAGGTAGTGTTGAAACCTCCCTCTCCTTCAAAGCATTAAGTAATGATATAGAAGAGACTCTTGGTGATGAAATAGACTTTATACTTAAAAAATCAATTGTGGAAAAAAAAGTATGGAAAGAGGAACAAAGCAACTATATAACAAGCCAGATCAACGATCAGTACATGAATGAAAGTGGAGATGCATATATTCCCATAGTTTCCAAGTATCAGAAGATCAATCAATCTATTTCGAAAGAAGTGACACAAAAAATGCAAAGCCAGACAGGGTTTTCTATTTGTAAAGATCAAACGATTGTCACCTTTATCCCCATCAGCAATGTTGAGGGAGATAGAAATGCAGCGTATCTCATAAGTTATGAAAATTCTGAAGAGATAAGCACCATTGCTAAAGATGCTTTGACCCTAATGGTGATATCTACCCTCATTCTATTGATTTTATCCATGCTTATTTTTGTAGTACTACAAAAAATTTCAAAGATCAATGAGATAGCTACGTATGACAGTCTTACCGGAGCTTACAATAGAAATACTATGAGTGAACTATTGGAATATGAACTGGAACGCATGGAACGTAAACATAAGCCACTCTCTATTCTCTACATTGATATAGATGATTTTAAATCAGTCAATGATAAGTATGGACATGAAAAGGGTGACTTTGTTTTGAAAGAAGTTGTTGATCTTATGATACAGAAACTAAGAAAGAGTGACCGTTTAGGACGATGGGGAGGAGAAGAGTTCCTTGTTATGTTGCCAGAAACAGATGAAGAGGAGGCGGTATTGGTCGCTGAAAAACTACGTGAAGTGATTTCCATGGGTGACTATCAAATAGCCAGAGAGGTTACCTGCAGTTTTGGGGTAGCAACACATATTGATGAGGAGAACCTTGATAGTATGATTGCCAGAGCCGACAGATATCTGTATAAAGCAAAAAAAGAGGGTAAAAATAGGGTAGTATCTCACTTATAA
- the rplX gene encoding 50S ribosomal protein L24, whose product MAKTFKIKKGDQVMVIAGDDKGTVGEVLQVLTKKDAVIVAGCKTAKKAVKPSEENKEGGFVNKEMPIHISNVKKVEG is encoded by the coding sequence ATGGCTAAAACATTCAAGATCAAAAAAGGTGACCAGGTAATGGTTATCGCTGGTGATGACAAAGGTACAGTTGGAGAAGTTCTTCAAGTACTTACAAAAAAAGATGCAGTAATCGTTGCAGGTTGTAAAACAGCTAAAAAAGCTGTAAAACCAAGCGAAGAAAATAAAGAGGGTGGATTTGTGAACAAAGAAATGCCGATCCATATCTCAAATGTAAAAAAAGTAGAGGGTTAA
- the infA gene encoding translation initiation factor IF-1, which yields MAKDDVIEIDGKVVEALPNATFRVELDNGHIVLCHIAGKMRMHYIKILPGDKVKVELTPYSLDKGRITFRYK from the coding sequence ATGGCTAAAGATGATGTTATTGAGATTGACGGTAAAGTAGTTGAAGCATTGCCAAATGCGACATTCAGAGTTGAATTGGATAATGGTCACATTGTCCTTTGTCATATCGCTGGTAAGATGAGAATGCACTATATTAAAATTCTTCCGGGTGACAAAGTAAAAGTAGAACTTACGCCTTACAGCCTGGATAAAGGTCGTATCACATTTAGATACAAATAA
- the rplO gene encoding 50S ribosomal protein L15, with protein MGLHNLQPAPGSTRNRKRVGRGQGSGTGKTAGRGQKGQKARSGYKRKRGFEGGQMPLYKRLPKIGFTSTVEKPYVINVEKIKAIAELSEITLETIKSVHKLQKNVTKVKLIGASAKDLAAKIKDDAVTTSGK; from the coding sequence ATGGGTTTACATAATTTACAACCTGCTCCAGGTTCAACTCGTAACAGAAAAAGAGTTGGTCGTGGTCAAGGTTCAGGAACAGGTAAAACAGCTGGACGTGGTCAAAAAGGTCAAAAAGCTAGATCTGGTTACAAAAGAAAAAGAGGTTTTGAAGGTGGTCAAATGCCACTTTATAAAAGATTGCCTAAGATAGGTTTCACTTCTACAGTTGAAAAACCATATGTGATCAATGTAGAAAAGATCAAAGCAATCGCTGAACTTTCTGAGATTACGCTTGAAACGATCAAGTCAGTTCATAAGTTACAGAAGAATGTAACGAAAGTGAAGTTGATTGGTGCTAGCGCAAAAGATCTTGCTGCTAAGATCAAAGACGACGCTGTTACAACAAGCGGAAAATAA
- the rplB gene encoding 50S ribosomal protein L2, translated as MAIKTYKPTTPSRRYMTNLDSGDITAKASVRALLKNLPRSAGRNSNGRITSRHREAGAKKLYRIIDFKRNKFNIEGTVATVEYDPYRNCRICLIKYVDGDRRYVLQPKGLNVGDKIMSAESGLDIKTGNAMKLMNIPVGTLVHNIELNPGHGGQIARSAGGYAQIMGRDGKYVSLRLPSGEMRYVLGACLATIGTVGNEDFSNIVIGKAGRSRHLGIRPQTRGSAMNPIDHPHGGGEGKTNSGRHPVSPWGTPAKGFKTRKKKASDKLIISKRKK; from the coding sequence GATATCACTGCTAAAGCAAGCGTTAGAGCTCTACTTAAGAATCTTCCGAGATCAGCAGGTAGAAACAGTAACGGTAGAATCACTTCTCGTCACAGAGAAGCAGGTGCTAAAAAACTATATAGAATCATCGATTTTAAAAGAAATAAATTTAACATCGAAGGTACAGTAGCAACTGTTGAGTACGACCCATACAGAAACTGTAGAATCTGTCTTATCAAATATGTTGATGGTGACAGAAGATATGTACTTCAACCAAAAGGACTTAATGTAGGTGATAAGATCATGTCAGCTGAGTCAGGACTTGATATCAAGACTGGTAATGCAATGAAATTGATGAACATCCCAGTAGGTACATTGGTTCACAACATTGAATTGAATCCTGGTCATGGTGGTCAGATCGCACGTTCAGCGGGTGGTTATGCACAGATCATGGGTAGAGATGGTAAATACGTTTCACTTAGACTTCCATCTGGTGAAATGAGATATGTACTTGGTGCATGTCTTGCAACAATCGGTACTGTTGGTAACGAAGATTTCTCAAATATCGTTATCGGTAAAGCTGGTAGAAGCAGACACCTTGGTATCAGACCACAAACACGTGGTTCTGCGATGAACCCTATCGATCACCCACACGGTGGTGGTGAAGGTAAAACAAACTCAGGACGTCATCCAGTATCTCCATGGGGTACTCCGGCTAAAGGGTTTAAAACTCGTAAGAAAAAAGCTAGTGATAAGTTAATTATCTCTAAGCGTAAAAAGTAA
- the rplN gene encoding 50S ribosomal protein L14 — MIQGFTRLNVADNSGAKEIMCIKVLGGSKRRYASVGDVIVASVKKALPTGKVKKGKVVKAVVVRTKKEIQRENGSLIRFDDNAAVIIDDKREPIGTRIFGPVSRETRYAGFMKIVSLAPEVW; from the coding sequence ATGATCCAAGGTTTTACAAGATTAAATGTAGCAGATAACTCTGGTGCGAAAGAGATCATGTGTATCAAGGTTCTTGGTGGATCTAAAAGAAGATATGCATCAGTAGGTGACGTGATCGTTGCTTCTGTGAAGAAAGCACTTCCTACTGGAAAAGTAAAAAAAGGTAAAGTTGTTAAAGCAGTTGTTGTTAGAACTAAAAAAGAGATTCAGAGAGAAAATGGGTCACTTATCAGATTTGACGACAATGCAGCAGTAATTATCGATGATAAAAGAGAGCCAATAGGTACACGTATCTTTGGTCCTGTAAGTCGTGAAACAAGATATGCAGGTTTTATGAAAATTGTATCACTTGCACCGGAGGTATGGTAA
- the rpsH gene encoding 30S ribosomal protein S8 — MMTDIIADSLTRIRNAAQRRLDVTTLLHSNTIEATVSIFVDKGYLESYKVKEDGNKKTIKVVLKYDENEKSVINEIKKISKPGRRVHQGKDEIRTFKNGYGTLVVSTSQGVLANDEAFKRGIGGEVICSIW; from the coding sequence ATGATGACAGACATAATTGCAGACTCTCTTACTCGTATAAGAAATGCTGCGCAAAGAAGACTAGACGTAACAACACTTCTTCACTCAAACACGATTGAAGCAACCGTATCTATTTTTGTAGACAAAGGTTACCTTGAGAGTTACAAAGTAAAAGAAGATGGAAACAAAAAAACAATAAAAGTAGTTCTTAAATATGATGAGAATGAAAAAAGCGTGATCAATGAGATCAAAAAAATCTCTAAGCCTGGTAGACGTGTTCACCAAGGTAAAGATGAGATTAGAACATTTAAAAATGGTTACGGTACTTTGGTTGTTTCAACAAGCCAAGGTGTTCTTGCTAACGATGAAGCGTTTAAACGTGGAATCGGTGGTGAAGTAATCTGTAGTATTTGGTAA
- the rpmC gene encoding 50S ribosomal protein L29 — translation MNYIDLKDKSEAELTAMLKEKKLELFTLNAKQKTMQLTNTSELRVAKKDIARIQTALTAARSK, via the coding sequence ATGAACTATATTGATTTAAAAGATAAAAGTGAAGCAGAACTTACTGCAATGCTTAAAGAGAAAAAACTTGAATTGTTTACGTTAAATGCAAAGCAAAAGACTATGCAGCTTACAAACACTTCTGAGTTAAGAGTAGCGAAAAAAGATATCGCTAGAATTCAAACAGCATTAACTGCTGCTAGATCGAAGTAA
- the rplE gene encoding 50S ribosomal protein L5, translating into MSRMKQKYNDIVPALREECGVTNAMQTPKLEKIVISVGAGEEGKDTKLIANMADTISLIAGQKAIIVNAKKSVAGFKAREGAPSGIKVTLRGENMYNFFDKLVSIALPRVKDFRGTPRKGFDGRGNYNFGLQEQLMFPEVVFDKVIKTHGMNITIVTSTEDDKQAFTLLEKLGMPFAKGRTNG; encoded by the coding sequence ATGAGTAGAATGAAGCAAAAGTACAATGACATCGTTCCTGCGCTCAGAGAAGAGTGTGGGGTTACAAATGCGATGCAGACTCCGAAGCTTGAAAAGATAGTTATCTCTGTTGGTGCCGGTGAAGAAGGTAAGGACACTAAGCTAATTGCAAATATGGCAGATACTATCTCACTGATCGCTGGTCAAAAAGCGATCATCGTGAATGCAAAAAAATCTGTTGCAGGATTTAAAGCCAGAGAAGGTGCTCCAAGTGGTATTAAAGTAACACTTAGAGGTGAAAACATGTATAACTTCTTTGATAAACTTGTATCTATTGCTCTTCCAAGAGTAAAAGACTTTAGAGGTACACCAAGAAAAGGTTTTGACGGGCGTGGTAACTACAACTTCGGTCTTCAAGAGCAATTGATGTTCCCAGAGGTTGTATTTGATAAAGTGATCAAGACACATGGTATGAACATCACTATCGTAACAAGTACTGAAGATGATAAACAAGCATTCACGCTTTTAGAAAAGCTTGGTATGCCTTTCGCTAAAGGGAGAACTAATGGCTAA
- the rpsC gene encoding 30S ribosomal protein S3 produces the protein MGQKVNPIGLRLGINRNWESRWFPAKGRAPEFIAEDHKIRKYLKKELFYAGVSNIIIERTVKKLRVNIVTARPGIIIGKKGADIEKLKATLIKMLGKDVAINIKEEKRPQASGQLAAENVATQLERRVAFRRAMKKVIQGALKSGAKGIKISVSGRLGGAEMARTEWYLEGRVPLHTLRAKIDYGFAEAHTTYGIIGIKVWIFKGEVLAKGIQAEPQEEKKGGRKPSRKRGE, from the coding sequence ATGGGTCAAAAAGTAAATCCTATAGGTCTTAGACTTGGAATCAACAGAAACTGGGAATCAAGATGGTTCCCTGCAAAAGGTAGAGCACCTGAATTTATCGCAGAAGATCATAAAATCAGAAAATACCTTAAAAAAGAACTTTTCTATGCGGGTGTTTCTAACATCATCATCGAAAGAACAGTAAAAAAGTTAAGAGTAAATATCGTAACGGCTAGACCTGGTATCATTATCGGGAAAAAAGGTGCAGATATTGAAAAATTGAAAGCAACACTTATCAAAATGCTTGGTAAAGATGTAGCGATCAACATCAAAGAAGAGAAGCGTCCTCAAGCTTCAGGTCAATTAGCAGCTGAAAATGTTGCAACACAACTTGAAAGAAGAGTTGCGTTTAGACGTGCAATGAAAAAAGTGATCCAAGGTGCACTTAAATCAGGTGCAAAAGGGATCAAGATCTCTGTATCTGGTCGTCTTGGTGGTGCTGAAATGGCAAGAACTGAGTGGTACCTAGAGGGTAGAGTTCCTCTTCATACACTTAGAGCGAAGATCGATTACGGTTTTGCTGAAGCGCATACGACTTATGGAATCATTGGTATTAAAGTTTGGATCTTCAAAGGTGAAGTTCTTGCTAAAGGTATCCAAGCTGAGCCACAAGAAGAGAAAAAAGGTGGTAGAAAGCCATCTAGAAAAAGAGGTGAATAA
- the rpsE gene encoding 30S ribosomal protein S5, which yields MEEIEKEFEEVIVNIGRVTKVVKGGRRFRFTALVVIGDRNGTVGYGFGKAKEVPDAIKKAVDDAHKNLVKVNIKGTTLAHDIEHKFNASRIVLRPASEGTGVIAGGAARPVLELAGVKDVLSKSIGSNNPNNLVRATIQALTRIKA from the coding sequence ATGGAAGAAATAGAAAAAGAATTTGAAGAAGTAATCGTTAATATCGGTCGTGTTACCAAAGTTGTTAAGGGTGGTAGAAGATTTAGATTTACTGCACTTGTAGTGATCGGTGACAGAAACGGTACAGTTGGATACGGATTTGGTAAAGCCAAAGAAGTTCCTGATGCGATTAAAAAAGCGGTTGATGATGCTCACAAAAACCTTGTGAAAGTAAACATCAAAGGTACAACACTCGCACATGATATCGAGCACAAATTCAACGCAAGTAGAATCGTGCTTAGACCAGCGAGTGAAGGTACAGGTGTTATCGCCGGTGGTGCTGCGAGACCAGTACTTGAGCTTGCAGGGGTAAAAGATGTCCTTTCAAAATCAATCGGTTCTAACAACCCAAATAACCTAGTAAGAGCGACAATCCAAGCACTTACTAGAATCAAAGCGTAA
- the map gene encoding type I methionyl aminopeptidase encodes MAIAIRKPDEIAKLKRAGEIVGKTLQYLQNTIKPGMTLKEIDALGEAYIREHGAVPSFKGLYGFTGSVCTSVNEVCIHGIPTDRVVEEGDILGLDIGTKLDGYFGDAAITMAVGKISTEDEALIKCSKGALYHAIDSIREGMRFKELSKVLEDYIVSAGYVPLRDYCGHGIGTKAHDEPNIPNYLEGKANQGPKIKNGMVFCLEPMVCQKSGTPVVLEDKWSVISEDQLRSAHYEHTVAVVDGKAIILTEA; translated from the coding sequence ATGGCTATTGCTATTAGAAAACCTGATGAGATCGCTAAGCTCAAGAGGGCTGGCGAGATCGTTGGAAAAACACTTCAATATCTTCAAAATACAATCAAACCAGGTATGACACTGAAAGAAATCGATGCTTTAGGTGAAGCGTATATCCGTGAACATGGTGCTGTACCATCGTTTAAGGGATTGTATGGTTTTACCGGTTCTGTATGTACTTCAGTCAATGAGGTATGTATCCATGGTATCCCTACAGATAGAGTAGTAGAAGAGGGTGATATTCTCGGTTTGGATATCGGTACAAAACTGGATGGTTATTTTGGTGATGCTGCGATCACAATGGCAGTGGGTAAAATATCTACTGAAGATGAAGCACTGATCAAATGTTCAAAAGGCGCTCTTTATCATGCAATAGATTCTATCAGAGAAGGTATGCGTTTTAAAGAATTGTCAAAGGTTCTTGAAGACTATATCGTATCAGCAGGGTATGTTCCATTGCGTGATTATTGTGGTCACGGTATCGGTACGAAAGCACATGATGAACCAAATATACCTAACTATCTTGAGGGCAAAGCAAACCAGGGACCTAAAATTAAAAATGGTATGGTCTTCTGTTTAGAGCCTATGGTATGTCAAAAAAGCGGTACTCCGGTAGTGCTTGAGGACAAATGGTCAGTCATCAGTGAGGATCAACTCAGATCAGCTCACTATGAGCACACGGTTGCAGTGGTAGACGGTAAAGCTATCATATTGACTGAAGCGTAA
- the secY gene encoding preprotein translocase subunit SecY, which yields MGNALTQKILITLGFLFAYRVLAYIPTPGVDLNVIKEFFDSNSNNALGLMNMFSGNAVERLSIISLGIMPYITASIVMELLAATFPALGQMKKERDGMQKYMQIIRYFTIFITVVQAIGVSMGLQSMTGRAGQSAVMIDPMMFTVITTFSMLAGTMLLMWIGEQITQKGIGNGISLIIFAGIVSGLPSAIGNTVRAVNAGEMNFLVVLGILAIMLITILAIIYVELGERRVPISYSRKTIMQNQTKRVMNYIPVKVNLSGVIPPIFASAVLMFPLTMLQSSTTPFLVAIADSLAPGGITFNVVTFLLVMFFAFFYASIAFNAKDIADNLKRQGGFIPGVRPGEHTKEFLNEVASRLTGSGAVYLAIISTVPFMVISGMGASFYFGGVAVLIIVQVALDTMRKIEAQRTMNQYDTLGNVGL from the coding sequence ATGGGCAATGCTTTAACTCAAAAAATCCTAATTACTTTAGGATTCCTTTTTGCGTACAGAGTTTTAGCCTATATCCCAACTCCAGGTGTTGATTTGAATGTGATCAAAGAGTTCTTTGATAGCAATTCAAACAATGCCCTTGGGCTAATGAATATGTTCTCTGGTAATGCCGTTGAACGTTTAAGTATCATCTCTTTAGGTATTATGCCTTATATTACTGCTTCCATCGTTATGGAACTTCTCGCAGCAACTTTCCCCGCACTTGGTCAAATGAAAAAAGAACGTGACGGTATGCAAAAGTATATGCAGATCATTCGATATTTCACAATTTTTATTACCGTAGTACAAGCTATTGGTGTATCTATGGGACTTCAGAGTATGACAGGAAGAGCTGGACAGAGTGCAGTGATGATCGATCCTATGATGTTTACAGTGATTACGACTTTCTCTATGCTGGCAGGTACGATGTTGTTGATGTGGATCGGTGAACAGATCACACAAAAAGGTATTGGTAACGGTATTTCACTGATTATCTTTGCTGGTATTGTGTCTGGACTACCATCTGCTATAGGAAATACAGTAAGAGCGGTAAATGCAGGTGAGATGAACTTCTTAGTTGTGCTTGGTATTTTGGCAATTATGCTGATCACTATCTTGGCGATTATCTATGTAGAACTTGGTGAGAGAAGAGTACCTATCTCGTATTCAAGAAAGACCATCATGCAGAATCAGACAAAGAGAGTGATGAACTATATTCCTGTGAAAGTAAACCTTTCAGGTGTTATTCCTCCTATCTTTGCTTCTGCAGTATTGATGTTCCCATTGACTATGTTGCAGTCGAGCACTACACCATTTCTTGTAGCGATCGCTGATTCATTGGCACCAGGAGGGATCACATTCAATGTGGTGACTTTCTTGTTGGTGATGTTCTTTGCATTTTTTTATGCATCCATTGCATTTAATGCCAAAGACATCGCAGACAATCTGAAAAGACAAGGTGGTTTCATCCCTGGTGTTAGACCGGGTGAGCATACCAAAGAGTTCTTGAATGAAGTTGCAAGTAGGCTAACGGGGTCAGGTGCAGTATACCTTGCGATCATTTCTACAGTACCATTTATGGTTATCTCTGGAATGGGCGCATCTTTCTATTTTGGTGGGGTTGCTGTACTTATTATCGTTCAAGTCGCACTCGATACTATGAGAAAAATCGAAGCACAAAGAACAATGAATCAATATGATACATTGGGTAATGTAGGTCTGTAA
- the rplR gene encoding 50S ribosomal protein L18, with protein sequence MLKSIQKRKNKLRAQRKARVRGKIFGTETNPRLTVFKSNKHFYTQAIDDTTGTTLASADGRKLGLKANQEDVKKVAAEMAKNLASKNIETVVFDRNGYLYHGVVASFADALREAGIKF encoded by the coding sequence ATGTTAAAAAGTATTCAAAAAAGAAAAAATAAACTTCGCGCTCAAAGAAAAGCTAGAGTAAGAGGTAAGATCTTCGGTACAGAGACAAACCCAAGATTGACTGTATTTAAGTCAAACAAGCATTTTTATACTCAAGCTATTGATGATACTACTGGAACTACTCTTGCTTCTGCAGATGGTAGAAAGCTTGGTCTTAAAGCAAACCAGGAAGATGTAAAAAAAGTAGCTGCTGAGATGGCTAAAAACCTTGCTTCTAAAAACATTGAAACTGTTGTTTTCGACAGAAATGGTTACCTTTACCACGGTGTTGTTGCATCATTCGCTGATGCACTTAGAGAAGCCGGAATCAAGTTTTAA